The Methanoregula sp. UBA64 genome contains the following window.
CATTTTTTTCAGGGAGGGGGTCACCCCCTCCCCTCATGTTCCCGGACGGGCAGGGTCGCAACACTCACGGGAATTCTGCCAGTACACCGGTTCACGACGGTAATTTCACGCGAACCCCGGGTTTTGGCCGTACAAAAAGTACTGTTTTTCCGGGCACATGGTGGAGGGGGGTGACCCCTACCCCCCGCCCGCTTTTTTCTCATGGTGGGGATCACCCCCCCTCCAGGTTGCCGGGCAGGTGGGGGGTCCCCCGTCTCCGGTATCCCGCGGTCCGGCACTCACTTCCGGACCGTGTACCCGTGTCCGGTCAGCACCCGGATAACCAGCTCGTCCCACCGTGCATCGTCCGGTTCCTTTACCGGATCAATGCACTTTTCAAAGATCGTTGTCACGAACGGGTCTTCCGAGCAGAGATACCGCGCAAACATGATCCGGCCGGCACGCCGTCCGTTCCGGTTCACGATCAGCATCCGCCAGCATCCATAATCGCGGCAGATATCCGGCCGGGTGAGGTGGACCGTGCAGAACGCTTTTTCCGAGCC
Protein-coding sequences here:
- a CDS encoding YkgJ family cysteine cluster protein; the protein is MAFDCEQCGECCSHLGLVHSIAKDHGNYEFVVFNRYTNESDLVTVDPDKHALYDDKSIFAKLPEACPFFRHQPGSEKAFCTVHLTRPDICRDYGCWRMLIVNRNGRRAGRIMFARYLCSEDPFVTTIFEKCIDPVKEPDDARWDELVIRVLTGHGYTVRK